The Hypanus sabinus isolate sHypSab1 chromosome 2, sHypSab1.hap1, whole genome shotgun sequence DNA segment AGTGATTAAGTTACACCTCAGAACATTTCACAATTAAGATGGTTAATGCAGAAATGCTTTGCTTACCCTTATTGTAATATCCAGATGTTTTATTTGCAATGTTTAGGTGGATGCTCACAATATTGTACCTTGTTGGGTAGCTTCAAACAAACAAGAGTACAGTGCCCGAACAATCAGAAGGAAAATTCATGATAAGCTCCCACAGTTCCTGACTGATTTTCCTCCAGTTATCCGACATCCATATAGTTCTCCTCAGAAAGTCCAGGTTAGTATCATAGAACAATTAATCCAGAATATTATCGACTTAATTTAACATTACAAAGTATACACTAATGGCTTAATTCTTCAAAAGGAATGGTGTTCATATGAGGAAGCTTCGTACAGGTTTATACTTACTGCTGTCAGAGGGACCAGTACTGAGTTTCTGCACACATAGCTATAAATTGGTCTTCACTGAACACTAATAAACAATTGCTTCCTTTTGTTAAAGATTTAAACTTGCTAGCTGATTGTATAATTTCTTGTAATGGCCATCTGCAAATCTTTCAACCTTGATCAAACTACATTTGGATTTCTACAATTTTTCCTTGGGCTAAGAGCACAGTTATTCATTCACAACATAAAACTTATTTTGAGAATGAAATTCGTTTTCATGCCAATGACTATCAGGCAAGAATTGTAGCATTTCTGATCAGATGTTACTATAAGATcattgaaatttttaaaaactgacCACAAATTAGTTTTCTGATTCTAATGCAAGTTTAAGTCTAGATTTATAATCTTCATGAAAGAAACAATGATTTGTTATCTACTCATTTGCATCTGATTTCCCTTTGTTTAACAAGGATTGTAGAATTACAATAGCTGTCAGTTGTGTAGTGGGTTTATTTGATCTCTCTTACTTGAGTCACCTGATTATCATTCTAGATCATTGATTGGGATGCAGTATACGCAAGTCTTCAAGTGGATCGCACAGTTCAGCAAGTTGACTGGGCAAAAGCAGGAACTACAGCAGGTCTAACAAAGCTAGAGTCATtcattaaggaaaacctcaagcacTTCAGTACAGACAGAAACAACCCAAACAAGGCCGCCTTAAGTAACATGTCACCATGGTTTCACTTTGGTGAGTGTCTTTGAAGCATTTAAGATCAGGAATTCAGGGTGACGCAAATGCTTCTGGAAACACTGTAATACTGTATGGAACTCAGAAGATACACAGACAATGCAATGGAGGAGAACTTAAGACATTAATGTGAAATTTTGTCATTAAGTAAATCCTACAAAATTGACACAATTAGAGATAATTCATATTTAAACTGTATTTGAAATATTAACCACTTTTATTTTCATAGTATATTCTTAATCTTTGATCAATAGAAAAAAACCCCAAGGAGGCACATATTGAAAGTGGTGTTGCGTTAATGGAACACAGTGAGTGGTCCACAGATGGAATTTACAGTTAGTTAGGATTAGAGCCATGAAAAAGATGTAATTTGGATTTTTATAGCTTATGCCAAGACTGAGAAGCTGTTAAGAATTATGATTTATTTAAAAGGGAATTGAATAAAACCATACGAGGAATAGACACAGGAAAAAGGGAAAGAATTTTGATGCTTTATACTACCAAATTTATTTGCACTGTTAAGAGATTAATTGGATAGAATAGTCTTCTGCAATTCTGTCAAAGTTTTACCTTTGGCCTAATTTACAATTAGGTAGCTCTGAATTTGTGTCTCCATTGAATCCTGTTCTCCTTTTACAGGTCAAGTTTCAGTTCAGCGGACAATCCTTGAGATAAAGAAGTTCCGTAACAAGTTTAAAGAGAGTGTAGACAGTTACATTGAAGAAGCTGTGGTGCGGCGGGAGTTGGCAGACAACTTTTGCTTTTATAATAAAAAGTATGACCAGTTTGAAGGTGAGGCTGACATTGCTACATTTCAGCTTGGGTTGAGCATCGAAAAATTAAGTGCTTGCATTACCCTGGCAGTTTTTGACATTTAAATCTTAAATTAAGATTGTTAATTGAATTCAGTTTTAGTTGGATATCGGTATTCTACCAATCTATGGAAtcttttttattttgattttcttgTCAGCATTATATACTGCCGACAAAATGAGTAAGCATTAAGCTCCCAGTCCACCCCTATGCAGTGACCTGATTGCATCACTCCAAATTAATCACTATGTTTTAAACACTCACAGATATGCcagtaaatgtactttaaatgCATCTCTTTTGCTCTATTTAATCTTTGTGACTTTGGAACTATTAAAAGTTTGGGAAAGCAATCATTTTTCATCTCTGATAAATGAagggatgaagggattaaaagtaacattagcaaatttgctgatgacaaagctgggtagcagtgtgaaatatgagcaggatgttaggagaatgcagggtgacttggacagattgggtgagtgggcaaatgtatggcagatgcagtttaatgtggataaatgtgaggttatccactttggtggcaagaacaggaaggcagattactatctaaatggagtcaagttaggaaaacgggaagtacaatgagatctaggtgttcttgtacatcagtctgaaagcaagcatgcaggtacagcaggcagtgaagaaagctaatggcatgctggccttaataacaagaggaattgagtataggagtaaagaggtccttctgcagctgtacagggccctggtaagacctggtaagagtattgtgtgcagttttagtctccaaatttgaggaaggacattcttgctattgagggagtgcagcgtaggttcacaaggttaattcccagaatggcaggactgtcatatgttgaaagattggaatgactgggcttgtatacactggaatttagaaggatgagaggggatctgattgaaacatgtaagattattaagggattggacacgctggaggcaggaagcatgttcccgctgatgggtgagtccagaactaaaggccacatttaagaataaggggtaggccatttagaacagagatgtggaaaaactttttcacccagagagtggtggaaatgtggaatgctctgccccggaaggcagtggaggccaagtctctggatgcattcaagagcgagttagatagagctcttatagatagcggggtcaagggatatggggagagggcaggaacggggtactgattgtgtatgatcagccatgatcacagtgaatggtggtactggctagaagggccaaatggcctactcctgcacctactgtctattgtctattgattttcCAAACATAAAGGACCACAAGACTGAAAATGAACTTTGGAATGGCAGTTTTTATCTTGACCATGCCAAACCTTAATTTTTTACTTGTATTATTTGCTTCTCAGGTGCCTCAGAGTGGGCACAGAAAACTCTAAAATTGCATAGTAGTGACAAGCGGCCGTACCTGTACACCCTAAAACAGCTAGAGGATGGGGAAACACACGATACCTTGTGGAATGCTGCACAGGTAAACAGAAACAATTTGTTCCACAACTTTGCATTTCGGGCACGAATGCACATCAGTGAGTTCTGAGAATCCAAGATAGCCATAGACGTGCATTTTCCAATGTTTGACTAAAGTCAGATTTTTGAGAACGCTCACAATGTGAAAAGCCATTCAGCTCATCCTAGTGAATTCATACAGAATGAATACACGCTCCTTTATTCCTGTACTTGCTAGCACCTTGCtggtatttattttcctgtggatTTCAGCAACAACATCTGTTTTCTGTAGCTTCAGATGGTCTATGAAGGGAAAATGCATGGTTTTTTACGAATGTATTGGGCTAAAAAGATTTTGGAGTGGACCTCTTCACCTGAGGAAGCATTGACGTTCGCCATCTATCTGAATGATCGTTACCAACTTGACGGAACAGATCCAAATGGATACGTGGGTAAGCTCAAAACTGGCATGCATTATCTAATAAATGATACCTAGAACCTCCGCATACTAAATCTACAATGTATGAATGGGTGATTTTGTAGCACCTTCCTTGCCATTTGCTGGAAACAAACAAAATCAAGAGCAAGTGATAGTGTAATGCAGCACAGATACATGTCTGTCGGCCCATCGAGTACATGCTGACCACTGCGCCCGTGTAGTggtttcctgcatttggcccatatccatcTGAACCAATCTCTCCAACTGTTTCTAAAATGGTTTTATTATATTTGCCTCAAGCACatacgctggcagctcattccatctgCTCATACCCTCTTTATGATCCAATTGCCCCtcagatctcttttaaatctttctcctctcaccctgcccctagttttggactccccttcCCAGAGAAAAGACTACTACATTGCTtattatctatgcctcttattttaAACATGTTTATAACACTGTTCCTCGTTGTCCTACGTTCTAAGTGATAAGGACCTAACCTTGTCGCTCCTGATAACTAACTCAGGGCCTCcttccagtcaacatccttgaaATCTTGTCTgcgctctttccagtttaaccatatTTCCCCATAACAGGGTGACAAAAGCTGTACACAGCAATCCAAGTGTAGCCTCACCAACAACTTAGCCAACAGCAACTGATGACGGCCAGCCTGCTTAATACCGTTTTCACCATTCTGTCTGTctctgatgccactttcaacaaactaTGCACTTCTACTCCTAAGGACCCCTGTTCACCTACACACGCTAGTGTCCAACCATTCTTCGTATAGGCCCACTACTGGATTCACTTTACAATATCGCAGCtatctgtattgaaatccatttttCCACACCTCTGCTCACTTCCCTAACCAATTAAAATCTAGATCCCACTGTAACCTATGCTGACATTTTTCACTACTAAtgctaattttgtgtcatccatAATTCTACTAATCAAGCCTTGTGCAATTGCATTAAAAGTCACTTGTATAAATAACTAATAATAaggatcccaacaccaacccctgtgacacaCCCACCAGACACCAACCACCATTCCAAGGTATCTCATCCTTGGAAAGATTTGCTGCCAGATATCCAGAAAAGGACAGTGAAAAAAAACCCAGAGTTAGTGGCTTTTAACAGTTTTTAAATCTTACCTCATTTTTAAAAGCACCAATACTTTTACATCCAGAATTAGCatgcagaggacacagagtggtcACAAAATATTAGCAGGATCAAGGGAATGGGAGAGAAGCAGTATATCATCCCCATTCTTGTGCTAATGTTGTAGCCAACTAGAGTTAAAATTTATTGGTACATTATTTTGTCgtagaatcacaaaatgatgccATAGTCTCCCAGAGcaaggaaacaggctcttcagtacAACCCTTCCACACTAACCATTTTTACTTTTCGTGGAAAAGAGAAACTAAAGAATTCAAATCTTGTTCTTTTGTTGGAACTGTGAAGAACTGCACAAATGACCAGAAGATGCCACTTTGGAATGATCTACGTTGCCCCTCCAGGTCTTTCAAAGCAAAAGACTCAGTTTTaatctagtcctgaagaagggtctcagcccaaaacttcaactgtttgttcattccatagatgctgtctgacctgctgagttcctccagcattttgagtattttactttggatttccagcatctgcaaaatttcatGTGTTCTcaattttaatttattcatttattgaatGTAGTCAGCATTAATGGCCCTACATTTACTGGCAAATCCAAGAAATGACCAAAATGTGACCCCTTCATCCACTATTTCATTTTCGCATATAGTAACAGCAGGAGAAGCGGTGGTAAAATTACCCTGAAAGCGTGTGTCAACACATTACACTTCTATCGTGCTAGCAGACATTAGAAGAATATATTACCAGGACACAATTACAATCCTTTGCCAAAATGACAGCTAGGCTTCGTGAGGTTAATTTTACAAGGAACATTTATTTAAACATTCCATTTAAGGTTTGGGACTGACTGAAATTTAAAGATACCTTGAACTTTTCAATGGTGAAATTAGGAAACACTTCTCCATTCAAAAGTTAGTACAAAAAAACATATGGTTTTCAAAGTGATTTGTGTTGTAATTTGCCTTCAGCAGCACTTAATACTCACGTAGTTAAATCTATGTTTCATACTTCTAATTACCGTATTTAACACTTTGCCCCACAGGCTGTatgtggtcaatctgtggaatccaCGACCAAGGCTGGGCAGAGCGACCGATCTTTGGCAAAATTCGTTACATGAATTTTAATGGATGCAAGAGAAAATTTGATGTTGTCCAATATCAGCAGAAGTACAACCACAAGAAGCTCACAAAAACAAACTAAGATCAATGTTTGCTTTTATAATTGTGTAACCTGATTTTAAGTGCCTTATCACTTACTGCATTCTACCTCTGCCATAGTCCTAAGCTCCATTTCCCTCCTGAAATGTCACCACCTCCCTTTCCTCTTTAAAACAAAGGCCTTTTATATGGCTTTTCATCATCTTCCCTGGCATGCCATGCTCCCATGAAGAGCCTCAGGATATTTTACTAGATACGATCTATAGCATAATTACAAAGTTGCTGAGTCTCAAGAAGATTTATTTTCCTTAGTTGAATGAAATTGAGGCATAAGAATGGTCGAGGGAATAATATTAGACAGTGTGTAATAAGATTTGGAGAGATGGAATGTGCAGCTCCAGGAAAACCTGTTTAACAGGTCATCATAGCCAGTGCTTTTTTTGAAGTGTTGTTTTtacttctcatttttttttacaaatgttAACATCCTTGAGGACTTCTGGGTCATAGCTGTTGGTGGTGATTGGTGATTGCCTGATTTTAAGAGTGTGTTCTGATCCAGTGAGAATTTGAAACATGGAAAGCAGAAGAGAGAATCAACTGCAGGATGATCACTATTTAAAAGTTCATACGTCTTTCACAAGTCTTTTTTATACAACCTacaaataaaaccataagacataggagcagaattcggccatttggctcaccaactctgctccaccaattgatcatgactgatttattttccctctcaatcccattctcctgtctcttCCATGCAACCTTTAATGCTTCagtaatcaggaacctatccacCTCTGCTTTATGGACTTGGtgtccatagccatctgtggcaatgaattccacaaattcaccaccttctggctaaagaaatccctcctcatctctgttctaaatggacatccttctatgctaaggctgtattctctggtccttgactctctcactattggaaatatcctctctacatcacCTTCaatatctaggtctttcaatattcagtaggtttcaatgagatgaccCCTCATTCTAAACCTCAGAGAGGCCCAGAACCATCCAATGCTCCTCATACTGTACATTAATCCCTTTGTATcctgaatcattctcataaatttcctctgggctctctccaatACCTGCACATCTTCTCTTAGATATGGGGTTAAATATCCTCTGGAGTGTTACTGGTTCTCTATCTGCTTTGTATTCTATGTTGTGCCTTTACTATGGTATCTATTCACATGAGTGGGGGTAGCGCAGTAAAAACAAAGGGAATAAATTACATATTTTTGCTTATTTCATTGAGTTTGTAGCTTGGGACCAGTGAAGGTCATACCATTTGATGACCACTAAGATATCGCTGACATAATGCTCAGTAATGGTTAATTGTATgcttgctaattgctaataaaggttCAACTTTCGGAGGAATCATTAGAGCTGTGGGCGTGTCATGCAAGTATAAGAGTTCATACAGTAGCAGGCAAACAGAAATTgatttgttttgattttggattaGATTTACTGCTAATTTCTGTCAGCAAAAGTTTTCGACAGTGATACCAAATGACCATCAGCATTCAGGCATGTCCCTGCATCAGGAGCACTACAGCCTGGAGCAGCTTGTGGCAAGTAATGACTTTTTGTTAGTTCATGTTGTGTGTTTGGGTTTGAAACACAGTTTTCAATGGCCATCATTGCCACGCCCAGCTGGCTTGTTCTGGAAAGCTGTGTGTTTGAAGAGTTCAATCCTTGGTTCTGTTGAAAAGCTGAAGAACTGAGTTGCTTCCATTGTTGAAAAGCTGAATTGAAACTGCCATTGTTTTGTCTGGTTTGCACACTTGGAAGACAAAGTGAGTTTAGCTGGAAGCAATAACTTGAAATCAAGACCAAGAGAGAAATTAAACAAACGATGTTGAAGGTCAGTTTCTTAGAGTTTTTACAAAGCCAAAGAACAGGCTGTGGCTAAAattgaaaattgaaaaaaaaataaaataaaaaattgaAGACAGTGGGTCTAATGTAGGTACAGCACGTTCTATTCTAGCAGAATGACCCGTGTGTGGTACCACATCAGTATGCATTAAAATGGAGGCTGATTTAGCTGAGTTATTCACAAGGCCACAAATATTGAGGGATAAGCATGCCTTGAGGAAAAGGCAGAACAGCTTCACAGAATAATGAAACATTTTGGAAGAACATGAGCAATTCTGAAGAAAAATGGAGCAGCTTGATTTGCAGCCATGTTGGCCAGAGTTAAAGTTCTAAGTGCTGTTGGTGCTAAATGTGCTCCAGCAGGGCAATTCCATGCTGTGAGTTCCTATATAAACAGAACAGAGAACATCCAACATGCATGATATCAATGTGGATACATTTGAGGAAAAAGAGTCAATGAGCCACGAGTTTGAACCCCAAGGAATAGTTCATTCCCAGCCTGCTCCAAGGAGGCACTCTGAACTTACGCCATATCCAATAGCACAAGGTGTTTGTGAGGACATTGATTTACAGTGTGATGTTTCAAATGATAAAAGTCTAAATGCCACATTGGAGGATATAAGGAAcgaaaggaaataacaagcataGTGATGCACCAACAATGCTTTAATGGTGATCCAATGCAATACTATTCATTGATAAGGGCTTTCAAGAATAGCACAGAAGGCAAGATTGAAGATTTTGGTGACCTTCTCTATTTTCTCTTAACAGCTCACTGAATTTACCCTAGAGAGCTTGTCAAAAGTTGCCAGCAGGCCAGTTTGGAGTGTAATGGTAGTTAATAGTGTTATTTCTATACCACCCAGTTAGTCACTCCCACATGGCAGGAGTTCACATACTGTGTTGTAAACAGGGTTGTCAGTAAAAGTTCAGTTGAGTATCCTGCATGCTGTTgtcctggtgtgctctgcaccATCCCTCGATAATGAACACAATATGGTGTAAGAAGTGGTTGATTGTTGATGAATTGGTGCTACAGACCAGGTAAGATTTCCAACAAGAAAGAATTTACAATAAGACTGTCCTTGTTCGCATATGTCTATGAAAAATGGCCAGAGGCATCAATCTAATCTGTCTATGCTAGTTTGCTAAATGTATGCACCATGAAGCATGAGCTGAGGAAGGACCAGGGTTGCTGGGCAACGCCTTTAAGCGACACCCAAAAATGGCTATATTGTAATAATCTGTGGGTCACTAGCCTGGGAAAGTCCACAGAGACATAAACACAGCAGAGGAGTCAGTCAAACTCTCGGGGAGAGAAAAGATTTTTGTAGTccaaacaaataaaataatagaCAAACAGGAGGAGCATCAAGTAAGCACACTGATATACTGCATGGGTGTATTAGGACTGACAGTAGGTCAGAAAAAGGAGTATAAAACAGTGCAGGACAAATTCAAAGAATATTTCACAGGAAAGCGAAATGTGACATGCGAGGGCAAAGTTCAACTCCAGAAAACTGGAGCCAGGTAAAAGTGTAAATGACTTCATCTCAGCATTGTATGCCCAGTCAGACAACTGTGCATTTGGAAATCTGAGAGATGAGCTCTTTAGAGACAGGATTGTTGTTGGGCTACATTGTCAGAGAGACTTCGGTTGCAGGCAAATCTCACCCTGGAGAAAGCTATTACTATGGTCAGGCAGAGTGAGAGTGTTCACCAACAGGCACAAAAACAAAGGAAGGGGACAATCAAGGTGCAGTCAGACTACAGAAAGGGATGTCAGTAGAGCTCAGCTCAAACAAAACAGACAAGTGAAACAAAGAGCAGGTAAAATGCCTAACTGCAGGAAATGCAGCAAGTCTCCATTTTGCGTCAAAGAGCTCTGTCCAGCAAAAGCAGTGAAGTTCCACCAATGCAATAGAGTTGgttgttataaaagccagtgtCACTCAAAAACAGTTCATCAGGAGGTCAAAGAAGACCATGATTCAGATGAAGAGACAGCTTTCCTTAGGGCTCTAGATTCAATTGGACAAGCTGGTGTACTACGGTTCACTTGCAAAATGAGGCAGTGATGTTCAAAATGGACACTGGGCCAGATGTCACAACCACCCCTGAAAGTCTGTTCACAAAACTGGCAAAGAAAGCAGGTATTACACTAAACTCAACAAAGAAAGTGCTTATGGGGCCAGGAAAACACACGTTCAGTATGAAAGGGGTGTTTACTACTTCCGTCTGTAAAAAATGAGAAACGGTTAAAAGAGGATATCAATGTTGTTTGGaatctcttctcaccactgctGGGTTGACATGCCATCAAGAAGCTTAACTTCATTGCAAGGTTAGATTTGCTAAACAATGATCAGTGGCAGGAGAAGTACCCAGAGTTATTCACAGACCTAGGGGTACTGAAAGAAGACTACCCTGTCCAACTGAGGCCAGGAATGATGTTCTACTCTCTTACCACAGTGAGGCACACTCAAGACCCAATGATGAAAAAAGTCAAAGCTGAATTTGAGAGTATGGAGGCATTTGACATCATAACAAGAGTGAATGGACCTACTAACTGGTGTTCCTGGGTGTTGTTCCTGTTCCGAAGCCAGAGGGCACATTGCGGATCTATGTTGATCTATCAAAGTTGAAGTATGCAGTGAGACAGGAGAAGTTTATTCTGCCCTCTGTTGAGCACACATCAGGTATGCTGGGTGGAGCAAAGTTCTTCAGCCAACTAAATGCAAACTCAGGGTTCTGGGAGATCCATTtagttcctgaatcacagatgcTCACACCTTTATCACACCATATTGATGCTATGCCTTCAAGGGACTCCCTTTTGGCATCTTATCAAGCCCTGAACTCTATGAGGATGAACCAAATTTTGAAGGCACTGGAGGGAAAACACTGCTACATGAATGATATAACCATCTTCGGAGGCTCAAGTGAGGAACATGACAAAAAAGTGGAagctgccttggagaaactgaaacaggctggaaTCACCCTGAACAAAAAGAAATGTGAATGTGCAAAGTTGGAGGTGAAGTTCTTAGGCCACCAACTCTCCTCAGAGGGAGTGAAACCAGATTCAGACAAACCAGTAGGAGTTTGGAACACAGAACAACCTACGAATGTGGCAGAGATCTGCAGTTTTGTAAACCAACTAGGAAAGTTTACAACCAACTGGGAGTTGTAAATCAACTGGGAAAGTtcattccagatttggcagagaaaacaaaactacaTGAGCACCTCTCTCAGAGAAACATTTGGATCTGGGACGCAGAACAGAAGTCATTCTCAACAATTAAAGCAAAGCTAATCTCTCCACCAACATTTTCATTCTTTGATCTGAACAAAGCAATCAAGGTCTGAGCAGATGCCTCTTCCTTTGGCCAAGTAGGGAGTGCTCATGCAAAACTGCAGTGGTGAATGGATATGCATCAATAGTACTGACTCCTATGGAACAGCATTACACCCAAATCGAAAAGGAGAGGCTGACTCTCATGTGGGCTTGTGAACATTTCAGCTGCTATTTGATAGACACTAAATTCAGATTTGAAATAGACCACAAACCACTTGTCAACCAGCTTGAAACACTTGGTTGACTTACCTCCACatctgcaaagattcagaatgatggtagcagctggaatgaaACAAACCCCGCAGTGAGTACCACCCTGGTATCTAAAGGGCTTACAGGGGCTGGTGATCACGATAGTGAACCTCCTATAATTCCAGTTCAGGAGAAGTCTCAGAAAGTTAAATTATGCTTTCCTGGTTCAAGGAAATATAGCAGTGTTCTGCACAGTGAGCCTCATGAACAAGCTCAACATGATGGGAAAAGGAACACACATTTCCTTTTGCCATGGATCAAGAGAAGATTGCGCTTAGCTAGTTGCTTCAGAATTGGAAATGGCTGTTGTAGATAGTGAAAACTATTGTTAACTGCCTAACACTTATACACAGAAATGTATGCCTATCCACAAAAGGAACATCCCTTGTCAGAGAGATCTTCAGGAATGGTCTCACCTGAAGCATGTTTATTTGCCAGAAATTGAAACGCTTATATagaacgaagggtctcggcctgaaacatcgacagtgcttcttcctataaatggtgcctggcctgctgtgttccaccagcattttgagtgtgttgtttgaatttccagcaactgcagatttccttgtgtttgcttatAGGATTGAATGTGTTTGAGGTATTGGAGCCATTACAGATGATTCACAGTGTTAATGATGGACCTTATGCAACAAAATAATGCTGGCTTGGACTGTTAATTGAAAGGAGACAGTGGTGGTGGAAGAGATCGCTCTTGGGCAGACCAGACAGTTAATGGAACTTCAGTTTTGCACTTGAATGAACTTTGGCAGCAGCAATTCACGACAGATTTGTCATGAGAAGATCAAAATCCAGGATAGACTGCTGCTCAGAAGAGGACATTTGTGTAAATGTTGAGATTTCATGTCTCCTGTGTATTGTTAGCATGTAGTTGTAATTATTATAGTAATTAGGGGGTTGGAATGTAGGATTCATGTATATGTTCTCTTTGTATTCTGGGATGcacgtttattatggtaactagttgAGTGGGGGCACGGTAAAAGTGAAGGAAGAAGTTACGTATTCTTGCTTATTTTGTGGCAGTTTGGCCATTGGGACCAGCTGTATCTGTTGATGACTGCTGAGATAACACTCAGTAATGTTTAATTGTATGTTATTGAATAAAGGGTTTGACTTCTGGAGCAATCATTGgtaaagaatgatgcaaaaatatTTAGTCATTTCTTATGGATGAACAAAGGATTTgaacttggggttcaaatccatacgtccctcaaggtcgctgtacAGATgattagggtagttaagaaggcccatggtttgctaggcttcattaatggggggggggggggggattgagttcaagagtagagaggtcatgttgcaactctacaaatctctggtaagACCGCACATAGAGTattgtgtccaattctggtcacctcattatagggaggatgtggaagctatggagagggtgcagaggaaatttaccaggatgttgcctggattggagaacaagtcatatgaagcaaggttaacagagctgggacttttctctttggagcatagaagaatgacaggggacttgatagaggtctacaaaattatgagaggcatagatagggtggatagtcagtacctgtttcccatggcaccaatagcaaacaccagagggcatatgtacaaaattaagggagggaagtttagggaagatatcaggggtaagttttttttttacacagagggttgagagtgcctggaatgacttgccagggatggtggtggaggccaaaacattaggggtatttaagagcctcttggagaggaacatggatgaaaaaaaatggagagttatggggtagtgtgggtttagtacttttttttaaggattttatgtgttggcacaacatggagggctgaagggcctgtactgtgccgtagtgttctatggttctttgcTATCCTGTTAATACTCTCCGTTGTTATTTTCCAG contains these protein-coding regions:
- the cpdp gene encoding CPD photolyase — protein: MSSKGKRPSKKSVGEMEGLDHEQKNEESSEKTIEFPTSSKTLMEPNHGDSSQKEKPKHPARRKRIAGKCEPGQIEKELSNPYRNKSRKVEDQISPPGRETMLESIKKSRLSTAISVEEFGYNKNRVRLLSKDNRIRDNCQGVSYWMSRDQRVQDNWAFLYAQLLALEHKHPIHVVFCLVPKFPDATIRQFDFMLKGLQEVAEECQVLNIAFHLLTGFPKDVLPAFVKEHNIGAVVVDFLPLRLPLQWIDEVKNKLPKDLLFIQVDAHNIVPCWVASNKQEYSARTIRRKIHDKLPQFLTDFPPVIRHPYSSPQKVQIIDWDAVYASLQVDRTVQQVDWAKAGTTAGLTKLESFIKENLKHFSTDRNNPNKAALSNMSPWFHFGQVSVQRTILEIKKFRNKFKESVDSYIEEAVVRRELADNFCFYNKKYDQFEGASEWAQKTLKLHSSDKRPYLYTLKQLEDGETHDTLWNAAQLQMVYEGKMHGFLRMYWAKKILEWTSSPEEALTFAIYLNDRYQLDGTDPNGYVGCMWSICGIHDQGWAERPIFGKIRYMNFNGCKRKFDVVQYQQKYNHKKLTKTN